Sequence from the Microplitis demolitor isolate Queensland-Clemson2020A chromosome 7, iyMicDemo2.1a, whole genome shotgun sequence genome:
TCAGTTGTAACTAAAACAATAATAGGAAATAAGTATAGATCTATTGTAGTTTAAtctatacacggaaaaaaataggcGCTGCAACAGGACGCAGTCCTGTGACAGCAACAGGAGAAATCCTGTGGAAGCAACAGGACAAAATCCTGTTGTAGCAACAGAATTTTCATGTGACAACAACagaaaaaatcctgttgcagcaactGGATAATTCCTGTGGGAGCAAcaggagcaaaaaaaaaaaaacaaatatacaaACCACCAGGAATGAAACAGACATTTTTTGATGATACCATATCTCATATTTCATCgtcttcattattttcatcattaaggcttgaatttatttcgcgagattttaattttattgatatagcTTTGTCTTCAATAAGTTCACTTGATAATTgacttttattaatacttttttttggtatcTCCTTTACATATTCTGCTAGCCGTTTTCGTTCCAGTCCTACCTATTTTACCTacgtttgttttttattttatttttttttccggaaCTGAATCgtctattaaaaatgatttgtttttaataatttcttctcCACGTTTTTTTTCCACGCTTCTTTTCCGATTTATCTCTTCTTTCTTTTCTTCTATTAAAGCTACTCTTTgagctaatatttttttagagaacGCTTTTTTAGTGCGAAGAAAATTGTTATGGTaatctttacattttttttagagaaaagaaattaaattctatctactaaataaataaagtcaaataGAACTTACTGCTCATACGAATTAGTCGGGCATCAAGATGCagcgttttatttttattttcttgatattttaatcGCACTGTTGCTCCTTCATAATGAAATGCTACTGGAATTTTTGTAGTTTCTAATGTTTggatatttttggattttatcCAATAAActaaagtaaacttttttgacattttagttaaaattaaactttatgaattaaatattataaatattaagtcaaattatttaaaaaccaacTGTCAAATTTTAATCGACTGTCAACTTTTCGAACGTAAAAAACAACGCGCGTAATAACATTATtacatataaacaaataattaaataaatatatatatatatatatatatatatatatatatatatatttgtagtcTTCTTGTTTATACACATTCTAACCCACATGTTTTAATGAGAGTAAATGTAGCAGTTATcagagaaatttaaaactataaataaatagagtaaataatttaaaaaataatatttataaaaagggcacttattaattttttaattttttgaatgcgATGTCTGCTAGATTCACACTCATCATGTTTTAAcggattattaatttaataaaaatgaggaaAAGATTCGACGAGCTTACTGAAagtgcaaaaaataaatttattaaacgtaTAAAAGTATTAGACGATAAAAAATCATGTGGACTTAATGTCACCGAACTAACACCGAGAGTACAAAATGCAACTACACTTAGGCATCGTGAAAACAGGTAAGGCCATTGCATTATGACTTCGATATCTTGTTGCAAATTGGTTTCtgctatatatgtatatctatataactCACAAAAGtactcaagaattttttttacagaattctAGACGACACTAAACTCCCGTCTACGTCAAAAGAAAATGATGTTCAAGTAGTGATTGAGGAGCCAATGGACGAAACTCTATCAAATGGAATGCTAATGGtcgatgataatttaaatctagaaaaagacattaattatcttaatttaGGGGTTGATAACTATCGAGAAACAATAGAACAAGAAGGTGGAGACGATAAAGATGACCACAACTATGACGATAATGGAGATAATAACGGAGCtgatgaagaaaaagaagaagacgaCAGCGGCGATAACGAAGACGACGACGAAGAAGAAGACGACAGCGGTGATGACgatgacgacgacgacgacgatgaagaagaagaagaagatgacGGTGAAGGAAACGAAGAAAAAAGAGATATtagaaatgataatttatataacaataatgatttaaattatgaagatGAATCGTACGAACGACCTGTTTACGAAGGTTCGCCGAGAACAGTTGCTGAGAGTATGATGGTTATGATGAGCTTAGCCTTGAAACAATCTTTCTGACTCATgtattgatgatatttttgaagCCATAAGCTTACACTGtccaaaacaaaatttacaaaaaattaatttgtattattataaaaaatttttcagacaaGGGGATTCTACACAAAAAACGATATTTTTGTCCCACGTGTACTTCTCCACTAAAAAACAGTCAGACATTTGTGCCGtttgtaaaaagaaaatgaaagcTTGATATTTCGTAACTCTCTCAATTGTAGAACAAACTCAGATGATTTTGAATAGACCTGATAATTATAAtgctatttttcaaaattgcaatcaaaatgaaaataacccGAATATTCTTAAAGACTTATCTGACGGCCTTGTATACCGAAAACAACAGGAATATTTTTCAGACTTAGGTGCATTATCTTATACCTGGAATACTGATGGTGTACCGGTATTCAAGAGTTCGCAAGTTTCTGTATGGCCATTTTATTTACGGATAAATGAATTGCAATATGCGATGAGGATTCGcagagaaaatattattctcgcTGGGTTATGATTCGGGAATGATAAGCCGATAcctaatttatttcttgaagCGTTTGAACcggaattaaatattttatttaaaggaattaacataaaattaactTGTAGTGATCGAGTAATTTTCATTAGAGCTATATTATTATGTGGTACATGCGATTTACCGGCAAAATAttcctttttaaattttcaacaacaCACGGAAAAATTGAAACCCGACTGGTTCCTGTGCAGCACCCGACTGAGTCGTGTGCAAGAAAAAACTATGGGCAAGTACACGACTGGTTCTGGTGCGCACCCGAACCAGTCGTGTCTAGCACCGGACTGATTATGGTGCTGCCGTTGTAGCGGTTCGGGTGGCGCACCAGACTGAGTATGGTGTTAGACACGACTGGTTCGGGTGCGCACCAGAACCAGTCGTGTACTTGCCCATATTTTTTCTTGCACACGACTCGGGTGCTGCACAGGAACCAGTCGggtttcaatttttagttgaaatttttatacatagcCATGTatatattggaaattttaatatatggcCGTATGTAATGCATTTTCTCGGACAATTAGTAATAACTATTTGatgaatacaattatttttattctacgcaattaaatagaataataataataatgataataatagtttaaatCCTCGTCTCTGACGTCAGCCATTTTTAAGCTTCATTGTCGGCCTTTTTTTGGCCTAGCGAGTTTCGGTTTGGTGTTCATTACCTAGGCCTTTTTTCGGCCAAATTTCggccgagaaaaaaaattatttttttttttttttcagtttgaaatattttaacacgggtcatataactttaaaactaatagttatagataatttctgtaaaaagtatctgaaagcttgtttagtaagctttaatttatgaccttaaattttatattttgatcatttcttccaataatttgttAACCTTGAAAGTTTTgatggaatcaaaaaattttgaaaatatggttttcattccTCATAACTTATGCATTTCATTGTGAACACAGtgtgtattttattgtgaacaCAGTAATCTGTAAATTTCACAACCATTTTATATtctaaaagtattttttttattacttatgatgTTTTAAATGTACCTGTACgctctacacggaaaaaaataatcagtagcagctacacagtaaaaaaggaTTCGTCAAAATTGACACTTTCGTGTCAATCGTAAAACGATCGATTGacacttatttatatgttattttaacgTACCtcgtttgtttttaaaaagttacactCGTGTATGTTAAAAGTAAAACGTCATGAGTGTCAAAATTCTCGAAGACGTAACCTTCAGTTTTAACACACTCATATATGTCATTTGCAACACTTGAAGAGTGTTGAATTTGACATACGCTTTTGTGTTACTTGGACActtctcaaaaatattttttacattatttaatgtaaagttaaaatcaatgaaacaaCTGTAGATAATTGATTCTTCAGcagtgaaatattaaaaataacgataatattagtaaaaataatagaaaaataataatatcatgtATTGttcaatatgtatatatatatacatacaatcatttattattattttcttaaaatgttcttaaaattaatccaataaaattataaaatgaaatgaataataaaaaatgccaGCTGATCATTACAATAGTGTGGTTACACGATGAGTAGCACGTCGTACTTCGCCCCCCAGAAAGACAACCGAGGCAatagttttaactttttacttgaaattatctgagaattcttttgtttcggtcgagattatttttaacacattttgtgtgttgatttcacagtaacatataaaaagtgttactttcgtataaaataacatttttgtgtgttaaaaaatcaatcgattGTGACAGTTGAAACAAGATAAATATTGTATGTTAAATTGACACACAAaagtgttgaaaatttaacactcagaatttatttaacatacgctttttttacactttgacgattcgttttttactgtgtaaaaAAACTGTGTTACACACTCGTACACATATCCCGTTTGACGCAAGtgacgacaaaaagtaaattacaaatagtggTAAAATAAGTCATCTAAACGATTTTTTAACTGACGTGTCTTTTTTAAGACAGGAAAAATATCACATATTTTCTATGTCTCCTAGAACCAGCATCcgcatattttatttatatcaaaataagtgactttgagacaaaaaatatttgttttatgcttttaaaagacatcttcAAGTTGTCTATGTGTTACTTGGGTAGTACTGACTCAACTGTCATGAATATTTGAATTGCCGCTTTTTAAAACGGGAATCACGCTTGCGCATAACTAGATGTACAAATGTTTATCAATGTACACTAGCCTTAAAATTAAAGGTaagtaaaatttctttatttacaaCAGAATCTTTATGCGTCTTCttcaattttcaacaaaagtcTCTCGTCAGcctaaatatacatatatttatatacatatatattacgaCCAGCATAACTGAGTACTGAGAGTAACCTCAagtagtttttttcaaaattattaattttttatgcactaaacaaataaataaataatctactatccttatgataaaaaaaaaaatttacaatagaCATCACATATTTATAacacttagaaaaaattaattaaaaaaaaaacaatgggATGCGTAATTGTACTGCAAGTAAGATGAATTAGTAATGCTTCCATCGACTggttattttaaatcgattaCTTGTCCGTTTTATGACAACGGTTCTTGTGATAGACCCTACTGTCACTTTAAACATTTACGTCGaggtaatattattatcataacaattaaatattaatctataataataataagtgacataattacttaataaatttattttacgtcAGAAGATGCCTCATCAGTGTCAGCATCAGTCGTGTCATCATTGGATTCACAGTCAGAGAGGAATCAAAAAAGAGGAACCTCCGCCACTACTAGCACCACCATTTCATCCTCCATCAACTCATCTAGCACTAACGATTTGCAATTAGATAGTTCAATCACAACAACAGATTCACAGACGATACAACAACTTGTTACAGAAGCTGTAACAAAAGTTTTAGCTGATCAGAATGTCAGTAATAAAGAGCAAGTATCCGAAACTATAGTATCAAAAGTTGTTGAAGGTCTTAAGCCGACATTAACTTCAAAGACGATAGGTAAACATATCGGTGTGCCACAACTGATATCCAAGCCACCATGTGTCTACAATCCAACACCAATTTCCGAATTAAAAAAACGTCATATTGCTGTACCTGTTTACATGCCAACTAGAGAAAGTAAAGTTGCcgttaaaagaaaaacatcTGATGATGGTGTTAAACCATGGCTAAGTGGTCTACCTGATTCGATAAAAACAAAACCTACTGAAATAACATACAAACCTACAGctattaatacaataaatgCTCTGAATGACAgcaataaagataaattatctGATAATTGTTATGTACCAACATCTAAAAGTGACTCAACATTAAATTATGatgataattcaaataattatggtagtcataaaagtaaaaaagaagCTTATTATCCGAAACCTAAGAAACGTCGTGAAGAATATGTACCGAAGATGATTAAAGCGCCATTGAAATCATTAGAACAATTAAATGATTGCAGTATTGATGAATTTGAACCAGAGTTTAATATGCTAGATGAGATATTAATATCTGCTAGTAGTAATACACatcagttaaattataatcctATGAAAAGTTATTATACTATCGAGCCGAAATTTTCCGATGATGAAAATGAAGATACCGGTGGTGatggtaatgataataaagttaataGTTCAACCAAAGAAGTACAAAAAACACCCGATAAGACTatttgtaatgataaaaaaattgttgttaatgaaaatgatgtaaaaaataataaattatccagTGAATTggataatgaattaaattttgaaggtATTGATGATATTGAATCACGTAAAAATTgtgatgataaaaaagttgttgATAAAACTAATGATGAGCGAAGTAAAGAACGTAGTAGTCATAGTAaaagtagtagtaatagtcgtagtagtagtagtagaagtaaaagtagtagtagtagtaagagtaataataatattaaagaaaaaaatgataaaaaagatgataaaaaaagtacgaGTTCGAGTGATCGGCATCGATCGTCAAGTAAACGAAGTGATAAGTCTAGCAGTAAAGACAGTAAGGAAAGTAAACAAAGTTCTTCCAGGAGTAAAGATAAGTCGAGGTCGCATCGTGATCGTGAAAAGAGTTCGAGCTCGAAGGAAAATGATAGGTCGCATCATCACAAGTCTAGTAGGCATGATAAACACGAGTCTTCCAAGTctggagataaaaaaaagagcaaGAGTAATAGCAACAGTAATAGtcgtaataaaagtaatgatgaTACACAAAATCATAAATCGAGTGAAGTTGATAAGGTAATAGATATTGATTCGGATAATGATGTTGCAAACAATGAATTTGACCATGCTGGTTTTGTTAATGAAGATGAATTGATGGAAACAAGTGATTCTGATCATGACGTTGAGGAAGAgtgtcttaaaatttttcaggtaatttattatttatatatttactattatcaattacataattaataaatgtgtcatttatttatgtagGAATATCAAGAGAGTGATCATCCAAAAGGTGTCACTACTAAAAATGAAACTAAAGCTGATCCTGAAGCTGAAGCTGAAGAAATTGGTAAGAAACGTGTCGCACATCCTCTAGCTGCCAGTACTGTTGTTCGAAGTCATCTGCCAAGTCAACCATTAAAACGATTACCTAATCCTCAACAACGAATGTATGAACGCTGGAAATTGATGCGTGAAGCCACGGCTGATAAAGCTGTAGGTAAAGCTGCTAGAGTCCCGGTTGCTGCTGACAAAGATGTATTTAGTAGTTCTGTTGCGGGAGAAAAATCACAAGTCAATGGAACtagtaagatatttttttttaatttactaaataactTATAACTTTGATACATTAAGTATagcatattaattaatgttgttaataaaaattatgatttatagATCGCATAAGAATAGCACCGGTATCCAATGTTAAGTCTTTAGaacaagctaaaaaaaaagtgttagaGTCTATTGCAAAAGTGTCCGTGGAATCAAAAACAGTGGCACAGACTCGAAAAGGTGTACGTGTCGCTCATATTCCACAAGTAGTATGTATTGCGCaattatattatgtatatatatgaaattttaatattgtttttaattttataattaatatcagcaaaaaaaaaatatttcataatcgataaaatattaataaaatgtctAGGTACCACAACTGATACGTCCAGAGCCACTGCAAGTAACGACCCAGAAATTTCCCCTGAATATTCGTCAGTATTACGTGAATCTTATGCACGatatttgtatacaaatatatacaagtGGTGAGGACGCAGCGCAACGTGCATTACGTGAAGAGCTGGCGTGTCACGAGCGTTGCAAAGCCTTAACGGTCTACAAAAATTCTTGTATGTTGGCTGCGCACAGATTGAGAAAGGAAGTAGATCAAAATAGTAGTACATGTGGTGGTGATGATGATTCAATGCCATCGAGTAGTGGAATTGTTTCACATGATGCTGTACTTGCTGGTAAAAGTAAAGGATCCTGGAGTGTtgttaaatcgaaaaaaataataactgattTTAAAGGCTCTGCGCTTTataatgttcttaaaaaatgGATTATGACTGAACAACAGCTCAGAGATAACGGTTTCCCACGACCTCATCCTGAcaaaacaaaagtaattatttttattctttgtttatttattttatttatttatttataattatttattttagggacgagctaaaatttatacaattaataCACGCAATCAATCGATTGTATCAAAAGTGCCTAATGAAAGATATTGCAGTCGTTGCAATAAGCCTTACATGGTAGATAAATATGGTATTGCTGtgcaaaaagaaaattgtatttatCATTGGGGACGTAAGTTTACTATTCGTGGTGAGGGTAAATACAGTTGTTGTCAACAATATGGTTCAGCAACTGGTTGTTCTGATGCTAAAAATCATGTTTGGGATAAAGTTGACTATGAAAATTTACGTGGTTACGTTCAAACATTACCTAAAGGTAATAATacagtattttatttcattgtttaaaatcttgttctcatatttttattagtaatttattttttatttttttagatatccCTACTGAGAAACAAAAAGTTTATGCACTCGATTGTGAAATGAGTTACACAACACAGGGTTTAGAACTGACCCGAGTAACTGTTATTAATGATGACTGTAAAACTATATATGAAACACTCGTAAAACCCGATAATCctattattgattataatacaaggtagttttaatttattatatttttaaaaattcatacttcATGAATCtaatattgttataaaatttaagctcaattattttacttgtttAGATTCTCTGGAATAACGGAAGAAAATATGATGGGAGTAACAACAACACTTTTAGATGTACAAGCAACATTATTGTCAATGTTTTCTGAGAAAACAATATTGATAGGTCATAGTTTAGAGAGCGATTTCAAAGCTCTTAAACTTATTCACAATACTGTCGTGGACACTAGTACAGTGTTCCCACACAAAAATGGTTATCCACAGAAACgtgcattgaaaaatttatgctCCGAGTATCTTCGTAAAATAATCCAAAATGATggtaagtaatttaataaaataaaataaccaaCTCAAGACCCGAATTcaatttccaatttttcaaaatgtctcttgaaaaaaatgactcTTTGTAAAAAGGGCATCGtagttataattttgttcagatatagatttgaaaaaaaaattatttatggtgaCACGGTACTGGACCCCTTTCTCACACTCAGATAAAtaaacgaaattatttttgttgcacTCGTAGAGTAAATGTGaatttgacaattatttttttcatagacaAATTAGAATTTCTGAAAACACGAAATTTTCAGACTTTTGTTATGGTTCCAGAAAATGCCAAAGACTCTTCAATTAAGGTTTCTAGTTCTTATGGGGGAATTGAAATCGAATCATAAATCGTCTATTGTTATTCCTTATGattgtttttaatcaactgtttaacgaaatttttcaaataaattttagcttagaaaatttgaaatttcaaattacaatCTTGTCATAAGAATTTCACTGgcagtatttattaaataacgcTTAATTCCAAATTGATAACAACTATAACAgtttctttgaaaaattatagcCATTCTGTCCTTTTCTTAacttatgtttattttatttttataacaattcaatatcattgaatattttaaaaatgtgggTGTATAGGGGAGGGACGTCGTCTACGAACAGCCTTTAAACTATAgctagttaattttttaaccaatcacgatttattatacaaacaagtattgaaaaaattcataattatatttaatttaaatgtaattaattttttatcaatccaTACTTTGAAtactcgttaaaaaaaaaaatttacattaaattattattttatgccaagtatttaatttaattaattagttttagttaattgaaaattttctatgagctattaatttttaattttaaaacgaaaattttaaatacattaaaacAATAGATGGTTTATGAAACGCGTGCTAATAATTGAACAGTATaactaaacttttaattagtaaatagtATTAGATTcgaattttaaacaaaaaattttcattatacaagattttttcttaatatgtttttcaaaattttttctcttcgaTTAttagtgactttttttttgcacttggatattttatttttaagattaatagaaatatagttctatactttatttttttttttttttttttttttttaattaaaaatatgagtttaaaataaaaagcgaAATAAAAAGCGAATATTTACTggctttaataataataaatttaaaccactaaacgtaaaatatatgaatttataagCATACATGTTAAActatataaacatttaaaaagtataaaattttatgtgaagTATTCAAATATTCGAACAGATCGTTAATTTGAaatcgttaatttaaaattggaaattttttagaacaaaaatttcttatattattttataaatataatataacgaATGATTTGTTATTTAGTCTCTcccctaaaataattaatttaaaaataatttttcagtcgGAGGTCACGATTCCAGTGAAGATGCAATTGCTTGTATGGAATTAATGCAGTGGAAAGTTAAAGAAGAAGCTAAactacaataaaaatgaataaattattaaataaacaaataagaataataaatgaacaaatgaaaataaatgaattacaaaaaaataatattgtgcATTTGATAAATAAGAGTTACTGTATAATATATTAACTGCCGCACATATTATAAATCTActgtataaatatgtaatatacaTGCATTCAATCATCATTCATTTCATAAACAATgcagaaaacaaaaaaaatagactaTTTGTGGGATATACAGCTCGTAAtcctttgaattttatattttgtaagtttaaatattattatcattttctattataattattatagtaattattatttttagtttatcaGTGGTCATTCACACTCAATACTCacgatttataaattcataaaattcgTTAATAgacttattaatattaataactatttaaaaattcaccaaTAActcaattcaattaatatttttgtacttCGTTGcctatttatatttcaaaattaaaattacctcATAACTTAAACGACGCATTGATTAACTCCTctccattaatttatttaatatctatttaaattaaaaaattatactttaatttatgtaatttaataataattaatactaattattaaatagtaaaatgataatttttatgtttatttattttatttgtacaattttacaatttttgtctttattacacttatcaaaattaatggttgatttactttttttttttttttttttttttttttctatagaaataaatttctttgggTTTGTTTTTGAATCGAGTACCCGGTATATTATagttttgaatataaaattaattttttttgttttttactgtataaagtgcaattttaattaatacagtaattaaataatactgtaaacatttgataatatataaaaaaagatttttaatatctAACCGGGAAAACTCgtacataaatatgtatatattagggcgcgccaaaaaaaactttttttttttactgtagttaccgtgaaaatatcgttcaaaaagttgaaaaaaaaaatctgataaagtttgagctcttgaTATTAAAAGGGTCCTCTtcgtgatttttgatttcccatttaaataacacaaaaaaaaaaagaaattttcagtACAGTTAAACTCAGGATATAATTTCGTAGGAAATGAaacgttctacaaaaaaagtctcatcatttttttgatgGATCCTTCTGTTCAGAAATTATTGAAGCTCGAAATCAAGTTTATAGTACATTTCGAGATCtctttacttttccggtgaaactatcagacttatcacaaaatgccATGAGATCTtctttgtagacaattttattcattaaaaaacatttatgatataattattttgaattccgcattattttctagttatttcaatttttaagtcaaacttgaaaaaaatgttatgatcgattttaagagttgacattaaaatgaaaataactagaaaacaatgcagaattcaAACAAATGATATCATAGATtatttgtaaggaataaaattgtctataacAAAGATCTAATTTACACGATATTTTCACGGTAACTaatgaaaaaactatttttttttgtcccaccctgaaatatatacacatatgtattaggggtgtgcgaatagttcgaaaatttacaaataattcgcaaattgacaaataattttagaattttcgaactattcgtcaatttttcagataattttgaaatttttaaaagttcaaaCGTGGGATTCGGCACTCTGTacattttaagtattttacaaacaacatacttttttttagttgaatttttaagttaaaaaattaaaaaaaaagttcttacaataaaaaatattagtgaTCTTTGAGtatcagatttttttgttgtataaTAGAGTCCACAAATCACTTGAAGcctcgaattatttaaaaaaatttacgatttattaagaatattatataattatttttgaaaaaaacgaatttttgaaaaattcgaattattcaattcgaacgatattcgcacacccctaatatgtatatatacttaataatgaCTTCCGTATTGTCAAGGACTAAATATTAgtccttaaataaaattgacttATATatcattcaatatttataatatgtacATTGCATTTATaacagtttaattaattaactaaacaaattaattaacaataatacttaattaattatttaaatattaaaaatataatttatacaatttatcaTTTCGAACTCGTTTTGTTTTATCGATTCCGAGATtcgtcatttaataaaaaaaagaataataataataataataataacataattttttttcttcacttaCGCCATTAAAAgcaattaaatgttaataataatttgcttAATACTAAATAGCCTGAGTAACTGCAATCGATATCCAATTCcacataaatttcattaatattattaatccgtttatataatttaattatttttgaactaattaattacctaaaaaaaaaattctatttattttgttttcattaaaattttattattaattttcgtctaaaacaattttactaaattttacttcgttattaaaaatttacctaaaagcattttaattagaaattattaaatttcaatcattcagtgatttaattattaatgaattaattgacaattaata
This genomic interval carries:
- the LOC103568963 gene encoding RNA exonuclease 1 homolog isoform X1, whose product is MLPSTGYFKSITCPFYDNGSCDRPYCHFKHLRREDASSVSASVVSSLDSQSERNQKRGTSATTSTTISSSINSSSTNDLQLDSSITTTDSQTIQQLVTEAVTKVLADQNVSNKEQVSETIVSKVVEGLKPTLTSKTIGKHIGVPQLISKPPCVYNPTPISELKKRHIAVPVYMPTRESKVAVKRKTSDDGVKPWLSGLPDSIKTKPTEITYKPTAINTINALNDSNKDKLSDNCYVPTSKSDSTLNYDDNSNNYGSHKSKKEAYYPKPKKRREEYVPKMIKAPLKSLEQLNDCSIDEFEPEFNMLDEILISASSNTHQLNYNPMKSYYTIEPKFSDDENEDTGGDGNDNKVNSSTKEVQKTPDKTICNDKKIVVNENDVKNNKLSSELDNELNFEGIDDIESRKNCDDKKVVDKTNDERSKERSSHSKSSSNSRSSSSRSKSSSSSKSNNNIKEKNDKKDDKKSTSSSDRHRSSSKRSDKSSSKDSKESKQSSSRSKDKSRSHRDREKSSSSKENDRSHHHKSSRHDKHESSKSGDKKKSKSNSNSNSRNKSNDDTQNHKSSEVDKVIDIDSDNDVANNEFDHAGFVNEDELMETSDSDHDVEEECLKIFQEYQESDHPKGVTTKNETKADPEAEAEEIGKKRVAHPLAASTVVRSHLPSQPLKRLPNPQQRMYERWKLMREATADKAVGKAARVPVAADKDVFSSSVAGEKSQVNGTNRIRIAPVSNVKSLEQAKKKVLESIAKVSVESKTVAQTRKGVRVAHIPQVVPQLIRPEPLQVTTQKFPLNIRQYYVNLMHDICIQIYTSGEDAAQRALREELACHERCKALTVYKNSCMLAAHRLRKEVDQNSSTCGGDDDSMPSSSGIVSHDAVLAGKSKGSWSVVKSKKIITDFKGSALYNVLKKWIMTEQQLRDNGFPRPHPDKTKGRAKIYTINTRNQSIVSKVPNERYCSRCNKPYMVDKYGIAVQKENCIYHWGRKFTIRGEGKYSCCQQYGSATGCSDAKNHVWDKVDYENLRGYVQTLPKDIPTEKQKVYALDCEMSYTTQGLELTRVTVINDDCKTIYETLVKPDNPIIDYNTRFSGITEENMMGVTTTLLDVQATLLSMFSEKTILIGHSLESDFKALKLIHNTVVDTSTVFPHKNGYPQKRALKNLCSEYLRKIIQNDVGGHDSSEDAIACMELMQWKVKEEAKLQ